The DNA region AGCACCGGCCCAGTCGCCGAGATCCTTCGGCATCGCGGCGGCGCAGGCGATATCGGCCCGGCGCGAAGCGTCGTCGATGGCGCGGTTGGCACGCACCAGGGCTGCGAGAAACTCCTCGGTCTCGCCGGGGCGAGCATAGCGCCGGCCGATGCGGATCTTCTGGCCCGCAGGCGTCGTGACGATGTCGAGGCCGGCCGTGCGCGCCAACCGGATCATCGGATTGGTGTCGGGATTGTGCATCCAGCGCGCCCCGCGATCGAACGGCACCTCGAAACCGGTTGCATCGGTCTGGCAGCGTCCGCCGATCTGGCTGGATGCTTCCAGCACGATCACCTTGCGATTGGCGGCGGCGATCCGTCGCGCCGCAGCAATCCCCGCGGCACCGGCGCCGATCACGACGATGTCGGCCTCGCGCGGCAGCGGCGCGGCAAAGCCCCGGGCACCCATGGCAGGCAGCAGCGCGAGTCCAGCGGACGCCGACAGGAAATCGCGGCGGGTCACTGGCATGGCAAGTTGTTCGGCATGGTTTCCGGGGACTTGAAGAGAATGGGAACGCTTCGCGAACTGTGCCGCATCTCACCGACCGCAGCAACCGCCATGGTAAATCAATCATGTTTGATCCAGCGCATGCATGAACCAAATTGCAACGGCTTGCGACCATCATTAGGTGAAGGGAAGCGGTCGTAGAACCGCTTGGGGGGAATCCATGGGCATCATGCTCGATACCGTCGGTCAGTGGATCGCGGGCTATTTGTCGAAGGAAGTGCCCGGCTACGAGCCGTTCACGCCGAGCGATCCGGACCATCTGCGCGGCATCGTCCAGGAAGGCGATGTGCTGCTGGTCGAGGGCAACAACCGGATTTCCGGCATCATCAAATACCTCACGCAGTCGACCTGGTCGCACGCCGCGCTCTATGTCGGGCCGATCGATGGCGCGTTCGAGCCCGATGGCGAGCAGCATGTGCTGATCGAGGCCAATATCGGCGAAGGCGTCACCTCCGCGCCGCTGTCGAAATACCTCACCTATCACACCCGGCTGTGCCGGCCGGTCGGCCTGTCCTACGAGGACCGCACCACGGTTTGCCGCTACGCGATCAACCGCATCGGCTTCGGCTACGACACCAAGAACATCGTCGATCTGGCGCGCTATCTGTTTCCGCTGCCGATTCCGCAGCGCTGGCGCCGCCGCATGATCGCCTTCGGTTCCGGCGATCCGACCAAGATCATCTGCTCGGCGCTGATCGCGCAGGCCTTCGATGCCGTGCGCTATCCGATCCTGCCAAAGATCACCCGCGCCGCCAGCCGCAAGGCGCGCCGCGAGATCCTGCACATCCGCGATTCCTCGCTGTACATGCCGCGCGACTTCGACATCTCGCCCTATTTCGAAATCGTCAAACCCACCATCGTGCACGGATTCGACTACACCGCGCTGCACTGGGCCGACAAGCAGAAGCCGCTCCAGGAGGTGGCGGGCGAATTCGCCGTGTTTCCAGAAGACAAGTCGCCGCCGCTTGTTCCTGAAGCGATTGACGAAGAGGCGCCGCTTCCGGTTGCAGAAGTGATCGACGAGGAGCCGGCGCTGGCGTAGCCCGGATGAAGCGAAGCGCGATCCCTTTACCTCGCCCCGCTTGCGGGGAGAGGTCGGATCGCATGCAGCGGAGCGGAATGTGATCCGGGTGAGGGGGTACCGGTCGATCCGAACGGTTTGCTAGCGGAAAGAGCCCCTCACCCCACCCTCTCCCCGCAAGAGCGGGGCGAGGGAGAAGAAAGACTACGCGGCCTTCGCCTTGGTGCCGCTGGGCAACCCGGCACGCGCCAGCCCGCCATAGAGCGCTTCGTTCGGCATCTCGGATTTCAGGATCTCGCGCACCGCGACCAGCCGGTCGAGATCGATACCGGTCGGAAATCCCTTGCTCTCGCACAGGAACACGAGATCCTCGAACACGACATTGCCGGTCGCGCCCGGCGCGAACGGACAGCCGCCGAGGCCGCCGAGCGAACCGTCAAGCACACGGGCACCTTCGTCGAGCGCTGCGGACGCATTCGCGATGCCCATGCCGCGGGTGTCGTGCAGGTGGACGCAGACCGGCTTCGCGCCGGCGATTCTGACCGCCCCCTTCGTCAGCTCTCCGACCTGCTTCGGCCCGGCATAGCCGACGGTATCGGCAATCGCGACCATGT from Bradyrhizobium genosp. L includes:
- a CDS encoding YiiX/YebB-like N1pC/P60 family cysteine hydrolase; amino-acid sequence: MGIMLDTVGQWIAGYLSKEVPGYEPFTPSDPDHLRGIVQEGDVLLVEGNNRISGIIKYLTQSTWSHAALYVGPIDGAFEPDGEQHVLIEANIGEGVTSAPLSKYLTYHTRLCRPVGLSYEDRTTVCRYAINRIGFGYDTKNIVDLARYLFPLPIPQRWRRRMIAFGSGDPTKIICSALIAQAFDAVRYPILPKITRAASRKARREILHIRDSSLYMPRDFDISPYFEIVKPTIVHGFDYTALHWADKQKPLQEVAGEFAVFPEDKSPPLVPEAIDEEAPLPVAEVIDEEPALA